In the Malus domestica chromosome 16, GDT2T_hap1 genome, one interval contains:
- the LOC139187691 gene encoding phytosulfokine receptor 1-like translates to TLNIELRPIVSLSTFGFAREEKVHCLKSGLACSSTAFTGTGDGISKGLFRLRKLTQLSIQDNNLAGPLSEEFGNLINLVRLDISSNGFAGTIPDVFYSLEKLQYFVAHSNRFGGQIPPSLSSSSTLSLLNLRNNSLQGSIALNCSAMISLTSLDLGSNQFDGPIPSNLPSCRHLSDVNLARNNFTGEIPENFKNFHSLSYLSLSNCSLSNISSALQILQQCHNLTTLVLTLNFHGEQFPADPTLHFEKLKVLIIAYCRLTGSIPQWLSTSSRLQLLDISWNQLEGTIPVWFGNFSSLFYLDISNNSLSGEIPRSLTGLWSFINGRSSTEEPSPDFPLFVWRVSGRGLQYNRVWSFRPTLDFSNNNLSGAIWPDFSKLRLLHVLDLKYNRLSGPIPTSLSEMVSLETLDLSHNELSGIIPPSLVDLSFLSKFSVAYNELYGVIPTGGQFLTFSSSSFEGNSLCGYDASPCPSGEDGPLGTWYGKSNKDSTGVIAGVGVGFIFGIACFVGIDRYVWTF, encoded by the exons ACGCTCAATATTGAACTAAGACCTATTGTTAGTTTGAGTACTTTTGGTTTTGCAAGAGAGGAGAAGGTGCACTGTTTGAAGTCTGGTTTGGCTTGTTCTTCCACTGCTTTTACGG GCACAGGTGACGGTATATCCAAAGGTTTATTTCGCCTGCGAAAGCTAACCCAATTGAGCATTCAAGACAACAACCTAGCCGGGCCACTCAGCGAAGAATTCGGTAACCTCATTAACCTTGTCCGTTTGGATATCTCAAGTAATGGGTTTGCAGGAACAATCCCAGATGTTTTCTACAGCCTAGAGAAATTACAGTATTTTGTAGCTCATTCGAATAGGTTTGGTGGTCAGATACCCCCTTCCTTGTCGAGTTCGTCGACTCTTTCTTTGCTTAATTTGAGAAACAATTCATTGCAGGGCTCAATCGCTCTAAATTGTTCAGCAATGATTAGTTTGACCTCTCTTGATCTCGGTTCCAATCAGTTTGATGGGCCTATTCCCTCCAATCTTCCCTCTTGTCGGCATTTGAGTGATGTCAATCTTGCCCGTAACAACTTCACTGGTGAAATACCAGAAAACTTCAAGAATTTCCATAGCCTCTCTTACCTCTCGCTGTCAAATTGCAGCCTTTCCAATATCTCTTCCGCCCTTCAAATTTTACAGCAGTGTCATAACCTGACTACTTTGGTTCTCACCTTGAACTTCCACGGTGAACAATTTCCCGCTGATCCAACCCTTCATTTTGAAAAGTTGAAGGTTTTGATCATTGCATATTGCAGGCTCACGGGTTCAATCCCCCAATGGTTGAGTACTAGCAGCAGATTGCAGTTGTTGGATATATCATGGAACCAATTGGAAGGAACAATTCCAGTCTGGTTTGGCAATTTTAGCAGTCTCTTCTACTTGGACATATCTAACAATTCTCTCAGCGGGGAAATCCCAAGAAGCTTAACTGGACTATGGAGCTTCATTAATGGGAGGAGCTCAACTGAAGAACCTTCCCCTGATTTCCCTCTTTTCGTGTGGAGGGTGAGTGGACGAGGCTTGCAATACAATCGGGTATGGAGCTTTCGGCCTACATTGGACTTTAGCAATAACAATCTCAGTGGAGCAATCTGGCCAGACTTTAGTAAGCTGAGGTTGCTTCATGTTTTGGATTTGAAGTACAACAGATTATCAGGACCAATTCCGACTAGTTTATCTGAGATGGTGAGCTTGGAGACTCTGGATTTGTCTCATAACGAGCTTTCGGGGATAATCCCGCCTTCGTTGGTTGACCTTAGCTTCTTGTCCAAGTTTAGTGTTGCGTACAATGAATTGTATGGGGTGATCCCTACAGGAGGTCAATTTTTGACCTTCTCAAGTTCAAGCTTTGAAGGGAACAGTCTTTGCGGCTACGATGCTTCCCCTTGTCCTTCCGGAGAGGATGGTCCTCTGGGAACATGGTACGGCAAATCAAACAAGGATTCTACCGGAGTTATTGCCGGAGTGGGTGTCGGATTCATATTTGGAATAGCATGTTTCGTTGGAATAGATAGGTACGTCTGGACTTTTTAA